Genomic segment of Streptomyces zhihengii:
ACACCGCGACGCCGGACGGCGCGGGCGTCTCGATCATCCCCGCCGTGGCCGGCGGCTGCTGATCCTTTCCCGCGTTTCTCGCCCGGTTCGGGGGCGAGTTACCCAGAGTTACCGAATTGCCCCCTCCGCTCGAGAAGCGGAGGGGGCAATTCTGCATGGTTAGACGCGATAGAGTCTGGGAAGCCCCCTCCGCCGACCCGGCTCGAATGCGCCCCGCACCGTAAGAATGCGGCCAAAGTCTGCGGTCGAATTGCCTTAAAAGTGCCGCTATGTCGGGCCCGACTTGCCCGGGAATTCAGCGGATTCGCAGGGATCGGCCGATCGGCCGTGCCCGGATTTCTCGTCCGACTGACCTGTTGCAGAGGGCAGTTGGGCAGATACATTCAGCCGCGGTCGACGCGTTCCGGCGCACACCCCTCCTGTCGGGGGTGAGGTCTACCCAGGGTCCGCGAAGTGCGGTCCTGCGCAAGGGCCAGTAATAGGGGAGTTAGGCATGGCTCAGGGCACCGTCAAGTGGTTCAACGCGGAGAAGGGGTACGGCTTCATCGCGGTCGACGGTGGTGCGGATGTTTTCGTCCACTACAGCGCGATCCAGATGGACGGGTACCGCACCCTTGAAGAAGGTCAGCGAGTCGAATTCGAGATCTCGCAGGGCCAGAAGGGTCCGCAGGCGGACATGGTCAAGCTCGCCGTCTGATCCGACTGATCCAGGCGCGTTCGGCCACCGACGCACTCACGCACGAGGGGCTCGCATCCCACCCGGGACGCGGGCCCCTCGTGCGTGCGCGCGTGCGCGCGGAGGCAAGCGGCCGTTCCCCGGCGGCGCTTGCGCCCTCCCGCCGCCCGGCCACCGCCCCTCACCGGGCCTTCTTCGAAGGCGCTTGCACTCTCAGGGGTCGAGTGCTAATCATTGGCGTTAGCACTCTCCCAGTGAGAGTGACAGAACTTGGATCGTTCAGGTGAGGTCGGCGAGCCGGGTGGGGCAAGGAACCACCGGGCTCGCGGACCGTCCGTCGCGGGCACCTGACGCGATCCGAAGCAATCCACCCCAGTCCGGGAGGACCACTTCACATGGCCAAGATCATCGCGTTCGACGAGGAGGCACGGCGCGGTCTCGAGCGCGGGATGAACCAGCTCGCCGACGCCGTCAAGGTCACCCTTGGCCCCAAGGGTCGCAACGTCGTCCTCGAGAAGAAGTGGGGCGCCCCCACGATCACCAACGATGGTGTGTCCATCGCCAAGGAGATCGAGCTCGAGGACCCGTACGAGAAGATCGGCGCCGAGCTGGTCAAGGAAGTCGCGAAGAAGACGGACGACGTCGCCGGTGACGGCACGACGACCGCGACGGTCCTGGCCCAGGCGCTGGTCCGCGAGGGCCTGCGCAACGTAGCCGCCGGCGCCAACCCGATGGCCCTCAAGCGCGGCATCGAGAAGGCCGTCGAGGCCGTCTCCGGTGCGCTGCTGGAGCAGGCGAAGGATGTCGAGACCAAGGAGCAGATCGCTTCCACGGCCTCCATCTCCGCCGCCGACACCCAGATCGGCGAGCTCATCGCCGAGGCCATGGACAAGGTCGGCAAGGAAGGCGTCATCACCGTCGAGGAGTCCCAGACCTTCGGTCTGGAGCTGGAGCTCACCGAGGGTATGCGCTTCGACAAGGGCTACATCTCGGCGTACTTCGCCACCGACATGGAGCGCATGGAGGCGTCGCTCGACGACCCGTACCTCCTGATCGTCAACTCCAAGGTCAGCAACGTGAAGGACCTCCTTCCGCTGCTGGAGAAGGTCATGCAGTCGGGCAAGCCCCTGCTGATCATCGCCGAGGACGTCGAGGGCGAGGCCCTGTCGACCCTGGTCGTCAACAAGATCCGCGGCACCTTCAAGTCCGTCGCCGTCAAGGCCCCGGGCTTCGGCGACCGCCGCAAGGCCATGCTGAACGACATCGCCATCCTCACGGGCGGCACGGTCATCTCCGAGGAGGTCGGCCTCAAGCTCGAGAACGCCGGCCTGGACCTGCTGGGCCGCGCCCGCAAGGTCGTCATCACCAAGGACGAGACCACCATCGTCGACGGCGCCGGTGACAGCGACCAGGTCGCCGGCCGGGTCAACCAGATCCGCGCCGAGATCGAGAACAGCGACTCGGACTACGACCGCGAGAAGCTCCAGGAGCGCCTCGCGAAGCTGGCCGGCGGCGTGGCCGTCATCAAGGCCGGTGCCGCGACCGAGGTCGAGCTCAAGGAGCGCAAGCACCGCATCGAGGACGCCGTTCGCAACGCGAAGGCGGCCGTCGAGGAGGGCATCGTCGCCGGTGGTGGCGTGGCCCTGCTCCAGGCCTCCGCGGTCTTCGAGAAGCTGGAGCTGGACGGCGACGAGGCGACCGGCGCCAACGCCGTGAAGCTCGCGCTGGAGGCCCCGCTGAAGCAGATCGCCGTCAACGGTGGTCTCGAGGGCGGCGTCGTCGTCGAGAAGGTGCGCAACCTGGCCGTCGGCCACGGTCTGAACGCCGCGACCGGCGAGTACGTCGACATGATCGCCGAGGGCATCATCGACCCCGCGAAGGTCACCCGTTCCGCTCTGCAGAACGCGGCCTCCATCGCGGCGCTGTTCCTCACCACCGAGGCCGTCATCGCCGACAAGCCGGAGAAGGCCGCCGCGCCCGCCGGCGGCGGCATGCCGGGCGGTGACATGGACTTCTGATCCGGCTCCCCGGATCGGACCCAGTCCGTCTCGTTCCGAGGGCGGCACCCCACTCCCAGGGGGTGCCGCCCTCGGGCGTTTCCGTACAACGGCGGCGCGCGGCCCGCCCGCGGGCGGGGTGGCGCGGCGCGGGTGGTGCAGCCGCCGGGGCGGGGTGGCTCAGCGCTCGTAGTGGTAGCGGCAGGCGGCGACCCGGATCTCGTCGTCGACGATCTTGTAGACGAGACGGTGCTCGTCGGTGATCCGGCGCGACCAGTAGCCCTGGAAGCCGTGCTTGAGAGGCTCTGGCTTCCCGATGCCCTCGTTGCCGTTGCGCGCGATGTCCTGGAGCAGGGTGTTGATGCGCTTCAGGACCTTGCGGTCCTGGGCCTGCCACCAGACGTAGTCGGCCCAGCTCGACTCGTCCCAGACGAACTTCACTCGGCGAGCTCCCTGATCGTCCCGCCGCCGTTCTCCAGGCGGTCGATGGAGGCCAGCAGCCGCCGTGCGTTCTCCGGGCTGCGCAGCAGATAGGCGGTCTCCTTCAGGGACTCGTACTCGGCGAGCGCGACGATCACCACGGGCTCGCGTCCGGCCCTGGTCACTATGACCTCCTCGCGGTCGTCGACCACCGCGTTCAAGGTCTCGGCGTACTTCGCGCGGGACTCGGTGTAGGTCATGGTGCGCATGGTCTGCTCCCGATAGGTACAACATCCTGTACGTACAGAAAACTGTACGTCTCGGGGGCAGTGGGCAGCAAGCCCGTCGTAAGGGCCCGGGCGGCCGATTCAGGTCGCGGGAGCCGGGTGGCTCAGCGGGGGTGGTGCAGGTCGCGCCAGGTGCGGGGGGAGATGCCGTAGGCGCGTTTGAACACCTTGCTGAAGTGGGTCGCGTCCACGAAGCCCCAGCGGCGGCCCGTCGCGGCGATGGTGCGCAGGCGGCCGTGGGGGCCGGCCAGTTCCCTGCGGCACTCGGCCAGGCGCCGTGCGCGGACATGGTCGCCGAGGCTGATGCCCGAGCGGGACAGCACGGCGTAGAGGTGCCGTACGGAGATGCCGTGCGCGGCCGCGATCCGGGCCGCCGAGAGGTCGCGGTCGGCCAGGTGCTCGCGGATCCAGGCGGTGATCCGCAGGCTCAGGGTCGCCTCCAGCGGCGCCCTGGCCCGGGCCGTGTCGCCGTGCTGGGACGTCAGGACGGCACGCAGGAGTTCGACGCTCGGCTCCACGACGGCCTCGGCGGGCGCGCCCCCGTGCAGCGCGTCGTCGTCGGCCAGCCGGGAGAAGTAGTCGAAGGCGAGCCGCGCGACGGGGTTGCCGGGGCCCAGGGCGAGCGCGCCGGTCTCCCGCAGCAGCCGGTCGGGCAGCGCGAGCGCCGCCCGGGGGAAGCGCAGGAAGTGGTGGTCCACGCCCTCGTCGAAGAGCAGGGTGTAGGGGGAGACCGACTCGTAGAGCGCGAACTCGCCCGGCCGCAGCACGCATTCGCGGCCGTTCTGCGCCACCAGGCTGGTGCCCGAGACCTGGAGGCCGAGGAAGACGGCCGGTTCCTCGTCGTCCCGGCGGGCCTGCCGTGCCGTGCGGTGGATGGTGACGGCGGTCGCCCGCGCCGAGCAGATCCGCAAGGGGCCGACGGTGCCGAGCCCGATGCGGACGGACATGTCCTCGGCGGGCGGCCCGTGGTCGATGTCGACCGCCACCACGGACTCCCACACCGCGTGCCGGACCACTTCCTCCCGGTCCCGCGGCGGTACGAAGGCGGTGTCCAGCACGGGGCTCATGCGGCCGTCCCCCGCGCGCTCGGACGGTGGGGCCGATCCGGCACCACCGCGGCCCGCTCTCTCATCCGTCCCCCTCGACGCGTACGTCTCCCGGCGCGGGACCGCCGGGATCACTGCTCGTCGGGGCGCCGGCGCCGGGCCGGCACCACCGACAACGTTTCCTGCACGGACGACACAGTCCACGACCCGCGGCATGCCTAAGGTCCGAGCCGGGACAGTCGCTGAGACGACGCCACCGACCAGAAGGGTTGCACCGTGCAACGAGAAATGACCAGACGCCGCACGCGGATGGGCGTGCTGGGTGCCGCGGCGATGCTGTTCGCCGCCGGCCTGACGGCCAGTCCGGTGATGACCACCCCGGCCCACGCGGCCTACGGCCCGTGCAACACGACGGTGAAGCGCACCGACGGGGTGGCCGTCCACAACTACTACGTGGTGCCCGCGCGCTCCGGCAACGGCCTGAGCTGCTACATGCGGTACGCGACGGGGAGCGCGAACGCGGTGACGGCTTTGCAGAAGGCCATTCTGCGTTGCTACGGCACCACTGCCGCGGCCCAGAAGATCCGCGACAGCGGCGGGGCGGACGGGTCCTACGGCACCGGCACGGTGGAGGCCGTCCGGTGGCTCCAGGCCAACCGCCTCGGCGTGAGCGCCGACGGCGTCTACGGACCGGCGACCCGTGCGGCGATGAAGTGGCCGGACTACTGGCGCGACCCGTCCAACGGGCAGATCCGGTTCATCGACTGCTACAACCCGCCGTTCTGAGCGGCTGTCACGGCCGGCCGTCCCGGCCGTGACCCCGGCTCCGACCGCCCGCCACGACCGGCCCTCCCCGGCCGTGACCCGGGCGCCCACGCGGGGCCGCCGGACCTCCTCCCTGGGGCAAACCCCCCTGGGAAGAGGCCGGTTGGCCCCGTGGGGCGATACGGCGGGACGCGAAAGGGTCGTGGCATGACGATCACACGCCCCTTCCGGCACCCCGCCGTCACCGTCGCCCTCACGCTGCCCGCGCTCGCCACCGCGCTCGTCGCGCTGCCACCCGGCCCGGCCGCCGCGGCGGCTCCCGCCCGTGCCACCGCGATCCAGTGGGGCCCGTGCACCGGCATGAGCGGGCTCGACCCGCGCCAGCAGTGCGGCACCGTCTCCGTGCCGCTCGACCACGCCGACCCGTCCGGCCCCCGGATCGACCTCGCCGTCTCCCGCATCGCCAGTGAGAAGCCCGCCGCACGCCGCGGCACCCTGCTGATCATCCCCGGCGGCCCGGGGAACGCCGGGCTGCACGAGCCCTCCCGGCGCGGACGGCAGCTCCCGCAGTCGGTGCGCGACGCCTACGACGTCGTCAGCTTCGACCCGCGCGGCACCGGACGCTCCGCCCCCGTCTCCTGCGAACTCCCGCACGAGGACCTGGCGATGGAGCGGCTGCGCCCCTGGCCCGCCGCCGACGGCTCGATCGACGCCCCCATGGCCACCGCCCGCCGGCTCGCCGACACCTGCGAGGCCGGCGACACCACGGTGCTGCGCACCGTCAGCACCCGCAACGAGGCCCGCGACATCGACCGCATCCGCGAGGCTCTCGGCGAGCGGAAGCTGTCCGCGTGGGGCGTCTCCTACGGCACGTACGCGGGGGCCGTCTACGCGCAGATGTTCCCGCACCGGACCGACCGCTGGGTCCTGGACAGCAGCGGCGACCCCGATCCGGAGCGGGTGGCGCGCGGCTGGCTCGCCAACTACGCCGTCGGCGTCGAGGACGCCTTCCCCGACTTCGCCGCCTGGGCCGCCGACCCGGCCAACCCCGACCGTCTCGCCGAGCGCGCCGAGGACGTCCGGCCGATGCTCCTGGCGCTCGCCGCCCGGCTCGACCGGGAGCCGCTCCCCTGGCCGGGCGCCAACCCCGAGGAGCTGAACGGCAACGTCCTGCGGCAGACCCTGCTCGACAGCCTCTACTCCGCGAAGCGCTTCCCGGCCCTCGCCGCGCTGATCACCGCCGCCCGGGACGGCGGCCCGCTGCCCGCGCCGAACACCCCGCCGGACGGGGCGATGCAGAACACCGTCGCCGCCTCCCTGGCCACCATCTGCAACGACGTGGACGCCTGGTCGGGCGACGGGCAGGCCGTCTACGAGAAGGACGTCGCCGACAGCCGCGCCCGTCATCCCCTGACGGCAGGCATGCCGGTCAACGTCATGCCGTGCGCCTTCTGGGACCTCGGCCCCACCGAGCCCACGACGCGCATCACCCCGCACGGCCCGTCCAACGTGCTGATGATCCAGAACGCGCGGGACGTGTCCACCCCGCTGGCCGGCGCCCGGAAGATGCGCGGTGCCTTCGGCGACCGGGCCAGGATGGTGGTCGTGGACGCGGTCGGCCACGCCGCCTACGTGGACAACGGGAACGCGTGCGGCGACGCGAAGGTCACCCGCTTCCTGCTGACGGGGGAGCGGCCGGCGCGGGACGCGTACTGCGCGGCGTAGGGCGTTTCCCGGTCGGACTCGGGGCGGCCGTCCCGCAGGTCATGACTCCTCGGGCCTGCGGGAGTTGAGTGGGAACGGGCCTCCGTCCGGAGCCCGCTCACCGCGCAGAAGAGGACACCGGAGTGACGTACGGGGGACAGGGGCCGTACGGCCCCTCGTGGCAGCCGCAGACACCGGCTCCGCCGGGACTTCCGCCGCAACCGGGGCCGTATCCGGGGCCGCGTCCGGGGCCCTACGGGCCGTATCCCGGGCCGTACGGGCCCCTTCCGCCGAATCTCCCGCCCGTCCGGCCCCCCTCGCTGTGGCGGCAGTTCCGGGACGGGGAGTGGCCGACGCTGCGCGAGCTGCTGTCGCACCTCGGGCGCGTCCACGGCTGTCTCTGGGTCCCGCTGCTCTTCTGCTTCCTGGGGCCGGTCCTGACCGTGATGGCGAGCTATCCGGTGATCCGCTCGGCCCGCCACCGCGCGCGGCTCAGCTTCCCTCCGCACCGGGGCCACGGCCCGGACGCCTCCGTCCTGCGGGTGCAGACGATCCGGGCCTGGCTGGCGGTGGGCGCGTCACTCGCGATCCTGGCCGTCTTCGGCACGTCGGAGGACTGGAACGAGGCGCAGCAGCAGTACTACCTGCGCCTGATCGCCACCCCGTGGCTGCTACTGCTCACGGCGCCGGTGGTGATGGCCCTGCTGTTCCGGAAGGCCACCCCGGCCAGGCGCACCGAGATGCGGGCACGGCTGCGTCCGGTGCTCCGGTCCGCGCTCCGGTTCTTCGGCGCGTTCACCGCCTTCGTCGTCCTGGCCGGTCTGCTGGTGCTGGTCTTCCAGGAGACGATCTCCGGCGACGGCTCGGGCGGGTCACCGGACGCGGTCCTCGTCGTGGCCGGGCTGGTGACGTACGTGGCGGTGGTGTGGCTGGGGTTCTTCCTCTGGTTCGCCTCGGGGACCGTCGTCCGCACCGCCTTCGGGACCGCCGACGTCCACCCGGCACTGCCCGCGCTGCTGACCGGCGTGCTGGTGTGGGAACTGTCCCTGATCAGCTTTGTCGTCTCCGACCTGCCGCCCGGCCCCCTGGCCGTCCAGCTCCTGGCCGTCCTGGGCGGTCCCCTGTCGGTGACCGCCGTGGCGTGGTGGGAGATCGGCCGGCTGCGACGGGCCCGGTGAGGGGGGCAGGGAGTGGCGCCGCGGGCGTGAGCGGCCCGGCGGTCAGCCGCTGTAGTCCTTCAGCTTCTCGGTGTCGAGGGTGATGGCGACTGGGGCCGGGAGGTCGACGGTGGCCCCGTAGTCGTGGACGCGCATCGACCGGTAGGTGCCGTCGCTCGGGTCCGCGTGCACCACGAGCCGGTCGGCGTCCCGGTCCACAAGGAGGTAGACGGGGATTCCGGCCTGCGCGTAGGCGTCGCGCTTCTCGACCCGGTCGCGGAGATCGGTGTCTGCGTCGTGCGAGGTCACCTCGACCGCCATCAGGACACCGGTCGGCTCCGGCCACATGCCGTCGTGCGTCACGAAGTGGTCGACAGGCGCGAGAACGGCGTCCGCGACGGCACGCCCCCGGCGGTAGGCGGAGACGCGCAGGTCCTGCTCGGGATAGAGGAGTGTGTCCGGTCGCTGCTGCATGCACTGGGTGAGCAGCCACATCACGATGGCCCGGTGGAGCTGGTCCGGCACCGGCTTGACCTGCAACTTTCCGTTGATGAGTTCGAGCTTGACCCCCTCGGGGGCCTTCGCGGCGAGTTCTTCGAAGTCCTCGACGGACATCTGGGGGTGCTCGGCGGAAATGCGGGTCATGGCGTCGCCTCCTCCCCTCCATCGTGCCCCGGTTCGGGGGCGGGTGAGCGGAAGGCTCATGAGGGTGTTCCCTCCGGGGATCGCTCCGGTGTTCGTGCCGGGGTGCGGCAGGCCGCGGCGAGGGCGTGGACGCGGGCGGCCGGGAGCGCGGGCGGGGGACCGGTGGGCACGCCCCGGCAGGAGGCGCACTTGCCACCGGTCAGCGCCCCCGCCCGGGGCGGACGGCCGCACTCGGCGCATTCGATGACGCGGACCGGGCGGGGCTTCGGCGGGGGAGCGGGCGGCAGCTTGTCGGTCAGCCGCCGGCGGGCGAGGGCCGCGGGGTGGTGGACGGTGCCCGGCAGCCCGGCCGTCAGGGCGTGCAGCACCTGGCGTTCGCCCGTCTCACGGGCGAACCACTCCTCGACGAGCGGGGCGAGGGCGGTGCAGTCCGCGTGCGACAGCGACATCGTGGGGTGCTCGCGCCCGAGGGCGGCGAGCAGGATGTACGCCCGGGAGCGGGTGGGGCGGCGGCGCTCCTCGGCGCGCTCGGCGGGGAGTTCTCCTTTGGCGTACGCGTCCCACCAGGAGTCGTCGCGCGCCGTCCGGGACCACCAGGTGCGGGTGACCCACTGCGAGGTGCCGTCCGGCGCGACCACCGACTCCAGCCCGTGCCGCAGGTGCCCGGCACGGACGAGCGCCCGCAGCACGGTGGTGATCGCCGTCTGCCCGTACGGGGTGTGCTTGGCGAGCGTCTTGATGGAGATGTCGCTGGTGTCGGGAAGCCGGTCGACGTAAGCGGCGACGGCGGCCTCGCGGGGCGTCAGATGTGCGAAGTCGTCGCCCGCGAGGGGGCCTTCCGCGGACACGGAGCGCTTGCCGTAGCCGGGATTGGCGAGGGGGTGCGGGGCATCACTAAAGTGGCTGTCAGCCATGGATCGCCTCTTGCTCGATCTCGATGGTCAGGCCCTCGTCCGGTGTTGGCGCACCGGCGGGGGCTGTTCGTTTATCGGAACCGTAGAGCGTGATGACGCTGCGTGGCAAGTCGGTCGCGGAACGTCCGCGAGCATGTCAACGGGCAGGGTGGGAGGGTGGGTTGAGGTCCCTCCCACCCCTTCCCTGAAGAAGGGTCTCGACTCTCGGCACCCGAGATCCGGGCCGCCGGTTACGGCTGCTTCAGCCCGGCGAGGAAGGTCTGCCAGACGGGCCCCGGGAAGGTGAGACGGGGCCCGTCGGGGACCTTGGAGTCGCGCACGGGGACGGTGTGCGGGGCGGGGGCGTCGGCGACTTCGAGGCAGTTGCCGCCGCTGCCATCGCTGTAGCTGGACTTGCGCCAGGAAGCGGCGACTTCGACGCAGTTGCCTCCCTCGCCGCCGCTGTAGCTGGACTTGCGCCAGATCGCCGAGGTGCGGTCGTGCTCAGGGCTGCTGCTCGTCATGCGCGTAATCCTCTGCCACTGAGGTGATCAGGGCCAAGGATGATTCCGGCGACAGCGCGCTGGCCCCGATCAGATCGTAGGCCAACTGATGCCGGGCGACGGAGGCCGGGGAGTCCTCCAACTGGCCTGTTCCCGGGCCCTCCAGGTAGGTGAGCGGAGGTGCGTCGACGAAGCTCATCAACTTGAGCGCGCCGCCCATCGAAGCGTGCGCCCCCGCGTCGAACGGCAGCACCTGCACGATGACGCGGTGGCGCCGGGCGAGGTCCGCCACGTGTCTCAGCGCCTCCGCCATGACGGCGTCGCTCCCCACGCGCCGCCGCAGCACCGCCTCGTCCAGTACAGCCCACAACAGCGGCCGTGTTGGATCCGCGAGGAGCCGCGCGCGGTCGAGCCTCGCCTCCACGAGGGCGTCGATGACGTCCTCCGTGGCCGTCGGCTGGTACGCGCGGAACACCGCCCGCGCGTACCCCTCCGTCTGGAGCAGCCCCGGGATGAGCAGGGGCGCGTACTCGCGGATGCTCTCCGCCGTCGCCTCCGCCTCCGCGGCCTCCGCGAAGTGGTCGGGGTAGCGGGACCTGCCGGACGCCTCGCAGTTGCGGGTGAAGAAGTCCGTCGTGCCCAACACCTCGTCCAGTCGGACCGCGTGCTCGCGCAGGATGCGGCGGGTGCCTGCCTCCATCTGGCCGATGTACGACCCGCTGACGAACAGCGGATCGCCGAGATCGTCCTGGGTGAGGCCGGCCTTTATGCGGGCGTGGCGCAGTTCGGCGCCGAGGAGTGCCCTCGGGGAGGTGGACGGGTCGAGATCCTTCGGTCCGGGCATGGCGCAACTCCAGGGACAGCAGGTCGCGTTGTTGGGCGTCGACTCTTCCCAGGCTAGCGGCGTGACGGACACGCTGGGTGAGGAAAGTGAACACTCAGTGGTGGAGGAATCCGGTCATGGGACAGGTTGTGCGTTCGGGGGAGCGGCTGCGGGCCGCGGAGGAGGTGGTGGCCCGGCTGAAGGACGGGCTGGACGTGGTGTCGGTGACGCTGCCGTCGTTGCGCGTCGACGTCGTCCCGCTGGCGAGTGACGCGCCGTATCCGCTCATCGAGCTGGGGCGCTGCAACCTCGACACGGCGCTGCGGCTCGCGTGCGTGCTGAAGGGGCTGGAGAAGTGAGGGCGGCGCCCGGGGCCCCGGAGCCCGGGACGTGGGCCGTCGACCGGCGGGACGGCCGCGTGGGCCGGGTGATGGCGTACTTCGGCGCGTACGGCTATCTGCGCCCGGTGGGCGGCGGGCGGGAGTGGGACTGTCCGCCGGCCGAACTGCGCCCCGCCGAGCCCTCCGAGGTGCTGCGGGCCCGGGTGCGGGTGCGCAACGCGGAGGGGCGGCTGCCGTAGCGGGTGCCGCGCGGTCAGCCGGCCCAGAGCTGGGACTGCTGGGTCGCGTCGCAGGCAGCCTTGGCGAATCCGACGTTGCTCGTCATCGCGAGGCACATGCCGTCGGCGCGGCTCTTCAGCGTGTGTCCCCCGGCCCCCCGTGCGCCGATCTGCCAGAGCTGGGCCTCCGAGCCGTTGCAGGCTTCGACCGCGAGGCCGTAGAAGGCGTTGGACTTCAGGCACTTGCCGGTCTCGCCGACCAGTTTGAACGTGGTGGACGACACCGGCTGGTAGGTCCATGTGTAGTACCGCTTGGTGCCGTTGGCCCCCGGTTCGCCGCACACCGCGTTCATGACGGAGGAGCTGCCCGAGTAGGCGTTCTTGTTCTCCGCGACGCACCGGCCGAGGGCGAGGCCCTTGAGCCGCCCGCTGGTGGAGGGGGCCGGGGGCGGCGCCGGGGCCTGGCCGCCGCCACCGGAGCCGGACCCGCCCGAGGCGCCGGAGCTGCTCGAACCGCCGGACCCGTTGCCGCCGCCTCCGTCGGAGGCGCCCGGGTCCTGGCCGTCGCCGGAGCCGCCTGCTCCCGCGCCGCCCGCGCCGCCGTCTCCGGGGACCCCGCCCGGGGCGCCGGTCGAGGGCGACGCGCTCCCGGCCGGTGACGCTCCGGGACGGGTGGGCGACGGGGAGAC
This window contains:
- a CDS encoding cold-shock protein, producing MAQGTVKWFNAEKGYGFIAVDGGADVFVHYSAIQMDGYRTLEEGQRVEFEISQGQKGPQADMVKLAV
- the groL gene encoding chaperonin GroEL (60 kDa chaperone family; promotes refolding of misfolded polypeptides especially under stressful conditions; forms two stacked rings of heptamers to form a barrel-shaped 14mer; ends can be capped by GroES; misfolded proteins enter the barrel where they are refolded when GroES binds); protein product: MAKIIAFDEEARRGLERGMNQLADAVKVTLGPKGRNVVLEKKWGAPTITNDGVSIAKEIELEDPYEKIGAELVKEVAKKTDDVAGDGTTTATVLAQALVREGLRNVAAGANPMALKRGIEKAVEAVSGALLEQAKDVETKEQIASTASISAADTQIGELIAEAMDKVGKEGVITVEESQTFGLELELTEGMRFDKGYISAYFATDMERMEASLDDPYLLIVNSKVSNVKDLLPLLEKVMQSGKPLLIIAEDVEGEALSTLVVNKIRGTFKSVAVKAPGFGDRRKAMLNDIAILTGGTVISEEVGLKLENAGLDLLGRARKVVITKDETTIVDGAGDSDQVAGRVNQIRAEIENSDSDYDREKLQERLAKLAGGVAVIKAGAATEVELKERKHRIEDAVRNAKAAVEEGIVAGGGVALLQASAVFEKLELDGDEATGANAVKLALEAPLKQIAVNGGLEGGVVVEKVRNLAVGHGLNAATGEYVDMIAEGIIDPAKVTRSALQNAASIAALFLTTEAVIADKPEKAAAPAGGGMPGGDMDF
- a CDS encoding Txe/YoeB family addiction module toxin; the protein is MKFVWDESSWADYVWWQAQDRKVLKRINTLLQDIARNGNEGIGKPEPLKHGFQGYWSRRITDEHRLVYKIVDDEIRVAACRYHYER
- a CDS encoding type II toxin-antitoxin system Phd/YefM family antitoxin, which produces MRTMTYTESRAKYAETLNAVVDDREEVIVTRAGREPVVIVALAEYESLKETAYLLRSPENARRLLASIDRLENGGGTIRELAE
- a CDS encoding AraC-like ligand-binding domain-containing protein, with product MSPVLDTAFVPPRDREEVVRHAVWESVVAVDIDHGPPAEDMSVRIGLGTVGPLRICSARATAVTIHRTARQARRDDEEPAVFLGLQVSGTSLVAQNGRECVLRPGEFALYESVSPYTLLFDEGVDHHFLRFPRAALALPDRLLRETGALALGPGNPVARLAFDYFSRLADDDALHGGAPAEAVVEPSVELLRAVLTSQHGDTARARAPLEATLSLRITAWIREHLADRDLSAARIAAAHGISVRHLYAVLSRSGISLGDHVRARRLAECRRELAGPHGRLRTIAATGRRWGFVDATHFSKVFKRAYGISPRTWRDLHHPR
- a CDS encoding peptidoglycan-binding domain-containing protein, producing the protein MTRRRTRMGVLGAAAMLFAAGLTASPVMTTPAHAAYGPCNTTVKRTDGVAVHNYYVVPARSGNGLSCYMRYATGSANAVTALQKAILRCYGTTAAAQKIRDSGGADGSYGTGTVEAVRWLQANRLGVSADGVYGPATRAAMKWPDYWRDPSNGQIRFIDCYNPPF
- a CDS encoding alpha/beta hydrolase, with protein sequence MTITRPFRHPAVTVALTLPALATALVALPPGPAAAAAPARATAIQWGPCTGMSGLDPRQQCGTVSVPLDHADPSGPRIDLAVSRIASEKPAARRGTLLIIPGGPGNAGLHEPSRRGRQLPQSVRDAYDVVSFDPRGTGRSAPVSCELPHEDLAMERLRPWPAADGSIDAPMATARRLADTCEAGDTTVLRTVSTRNEARDIDRIREALGERKLSAWGVSYGTYAGAVYAQMFPHRTDRWVLDSSGDPDPERVARGWLANYAVGVEDAFPDFAAWAADPANPDRLAERAEDVRPMLLALAARLDREPLPWPGANPEELNGNVLRQTLLDSLYSAKRFPALAALITAARDGGPLPAPNTPPDGAMQNTVAASLATICNDVDAWSGDGQAVYEKDVADSRARHPLTAGMPVNVMPCAFWDLGPTEPTTRITPHGPSNVLMIQNARDVSTPLAGARKMRGAFGDRARMVVVDAVGHAAYVDNGNACGDAKVTRFLLTGERPARDAYCAA
- a CDS encoding Uma2 family endonuclease, translated to MTRISAEHPQMSVEDFEELAAKAPEGVKLELINGKLQVKPVPDQLHRAIVMWLLTQCMQQRPDTLLYPEQDLRVSAYRRGRAVADAVLAPVDHFVTHDGMWPEPTGVLMAVEVTSHDADTDLRDRVEKRDAYAQAGIPVYLLVDRDADRLVVHADPSDGTYRSMRVHDYGATVDLPAPVAITLDTEKLKDYSG
- a CDS encoding DUF397 domain-containing protein, which gives rise to MTSSSPEHDRTSAIWRKSSYSGGEGGNCVEVAASWRKSSYSDGSGGNCLEVADAPAPHTVPVRDSKVPDGPRLTFPGPVWQTFLAGLKQP
- a CDS encoding helix-turn-helix domain-containing protein is translated as MPGPKDLDPSTSPRALLGAELRHARIKAGLTQDDLGDPLFVSGSYIGQMEAGTRRILREHAVRLDEVLGTTDFFTRNCEASGRSRYPDHFAEAAEAEATAESIREYAPLLIPGLLQTEGYARAVFRAYQPTATEDVIDALVEARLDRARLLADPTRPLLWAVLDEAVLRRRVGSDAVMAEALRHVADLARRHRVIVQVLPFDAGAHASMGGALKLMSFVDAPPLTYLEGPGTGQLEDSPASVARHQLAYDLIGASALSPESSLALITSVAEDYAHDEQQP